A window from Gossypium raimondii isolate GPD5lz chromosome 7, ASM2569854v1, whole genome shotgun sequence encodes these proteins:
- the LOC105771448 gene encoding scarecrow-like protein 3 produces the protein MMRSSPKPEVTLSLALSPGSTLQEVVKPQERGVRLIQLLLTCAKHASSSNLHRADECLRQISLLASVSGDSMQRLSAWFASALAVRLVKRWPGLHKVLNYTQLPKQDQLGQAQPLFGRVCPYLGFSYAIISRTLIKAMTGERVIHLVDLGSGDANLWIPLLRSFSCLLDGQPHLKVTCMNANKAILEELGPRLVKEAEALGLPFQFAPLNVSLRELTLDKLGVKSGEALAFISILNLHSLLAEDDSVDAHFSHNKTNGIKDSKQMFRFLSTIRSSSPKLFFLVEKEADHNLNKLVDRFVEGLHYYSAVFDSVDATFGGNTSSRERLVLEEMFGKEIENIVACEGVEREERHERYGRWMVRFGQAGFKPVMMWHDSTEDAKQMVEACGRNGYKIVNERASLMICWHDRPLYAVSAWTC, from the coding sequence ATGATGCGTAGCTCTCCAAAGCCAGAGGTGACCTTATCCCTTGCGTTGTCGCCTGGTTCGACTCTGCAAGAGGTTGTAAAGCCCCAAGAGAGAGGTGTCCGCCTTATCCAACTGCTCTTAACATGTGCCAAGCATGCCTCGTCCAGTAACCTACACCGTGCTGACGAGTGTCTCCGGCAGATATCGCTGCTTGCCTCGGTGTCTGGTGACTCCATGCAACGCCTTTCGGCATGGTTCGCCTCTGCCCTTGCTGTACGCCTTGTCAAGCGTTGGCCTGGCTTACATAAGGTCTTGAACTACACTCAGTTGCCGAAGCAAGATCAGTTAGGTCAAGCTCAGCCGCTCTTCGGGCGAGTGTGTCCCTACCTTGGGTTCTCTTATGCCATCATATCTCGTACACTGATCAAGGCCATGACAGGGGAGCGAGTCATCCATCTCGTGGACTTGGGTTCAGGCGATGCAAACTTGTGGATCCCGCTACTTCGGAGCTTTTCGTGCTTGCTCGATGGACAACCTCATTTGAAGGTCACTTGCATGAATGCTAACAAGGCAATACTAGAGGAGTTGGGCCCAAGGCTTGTTAAAGAGGCTGAAGCACTCGGCCTACCCTTTCAATTTGCCCCTCTAAATGTTAGTTTAAGAGAGCTAACATTAGACAAACTTGGGGTAAAATCAGGAGAGGCATTAGCTTTCATATCAATATTAAATCTCCACTCTTTATTAGCGGAGGATGATAGTGTTGATGCACATTTCAGCCACAACAAGACTAACGGCATCAAAGATTCCAAGCAAATGTTTCGGTTTTTATCGACAATCCGATCATCGTCCcctaaacttttctttttagtCGAAAAAGAAGCCGAccataatttaaacaaattggTTGATAGATTCGTTGAGGGACTGCATTACTACAGCGCTGTGTTCGACTCGGTCGATGCTACATTCGGGGGCAATACCTCGAGTAGGGAAAGACTTGTTTTGGAGGAAATGTTTGGGaaagaaattgaaaacattGTGGCATGTGAAGGGGTTGAAAGAGAAGAGAGGCATGAGAGGTATGGGAGATGGATGGTTCGGTTCGGACAAGCCGGATTTAAGCCGGTTATGATGTGGCATGACTCAACGGAAGATGCCAAGCAAATGGTGGAAGCATGTGGTAGAAATGGTTACAAAATTGTTAACGAAAGGGCAAGCTTGATGATTTGTTGGCACGATAGACCATTATATGCAGTGTCTGCATGGACTTGTTAG
- the LOC105764059 gene encoding LOW QUALITY PROTEIN: MYB-like transcription factor EOBI (The sequence of the model RefSeq protein was modified relative to this genomic sequence to represent the inferred CDS: inserted 1 base in 1 codon), whose translation MGLSELNPVKAVVIIFGMMGWEAPKIGLRKGPWTPQEDKLLTEYVNMHGEGRWSSVARSSGLNRSGKSCRLRWVNYLRPGLKRGQITPQEEGIIIELHALWGNKWSTIARYLPGRTDNEIKNYWRTHYKKKEKSTLKQQKRKAEILKLKQQQQQEKPDKDEGEDGKVNSEAVEITNHQSEGKQQMVFMYPSSEDQCLAMMSQEPANAASWIDQYLVDEGLWSGLWNLDDDHHQPGNCCNNIAMQSQADTDYNNSFGXDASNVYYGGYIF comes from the exons ATGGGATTATCTGAATTAAACCCTG TGAAAGCAGTTGTAATAATTTTTGGAATGATGGGTTGGGAAGCTCCAAAAATAGGGTTGAGGAAAGGTCCTTGGACTCCTCAAGAAGATAAGCTGCTTACTGAATATGTTAACATGCATGGAGAAGGAAGATGGAGTTCAGTAGCTAGGTCTTCAG GTTTGAATAGGAGTGGGAAGAGTTGCAGGCTTAGGTGGGTGAATTATCTAAGGCCAGGTCTTAAAAGAGGTCAAATAACACCTCAAGAGGAAGGCATCATTATTGAATTGCATGCACTTTGGGGTAACAA atggTCCACAATTGCTAGGTACTTGCCGGGGAGAACAGATAATGAGATCAAGAACTATTGGAGAACGCATtataagaagaaggaaaaatcaACTCTGAagcaacaaaaaagaaaagctgaAATTCTGAAGCTAAAACAACAGCAGCAGCAGGAAAAACCAGATAAAGATGAAGGTGAAGATGGCAAAGTAAATAGTGAAGCAGTAGAGATCACTAATCATCAATCAGAAGGGAAACAGCAGATGGTTTTCATGTACCCTAGTTCAGAGGATCAGTGCTTGGCTATGATGTCTCAAGAGCCTGCTAATGCTGCTTCTTGGATAGATCAGTATCTGGTAGATGAAGGGTTATGGAGTGGATTGTGGAACCTAGATGATGACCACCACCAGCCTGGTAATTGCTGCAACAATATCGCCATGCAAAGTCAAGCAGATACAGATTATAATAATTCTTTTG GGGATGCAAGCAACGTGTACTATGGAGGGTACATTTTCTAG